The genomic window CGCATTATCACTATAATAAGATAAGGTAAGGCTACGGTTCTCTTTATTAGCAAAAACGGCAACTTTAGTAATCCCAATTGCCCGTAGTTCTCTTTGTACCGTAGCAAGGGTACGTTTAGCTTCGGATTGGTAACTAGTGGTTGTATCAAATTGAAGAACAATCTCTTGATTAGGTACATACGAAGGTTGTTGTAAGGCAATTATAAATGCCAACAAACCTATAAAAGTAAGAACATACCCTTTTCTAAACATGGCGCAAATATAAAAAATAGGACCGGATCGGAATAAAGTTTACACGTAAATTTCCAATTTGGTCCTATTTTATAAAGTTAAAAGTCCGTTTGGGTGTCTATAATTCTAAAAGTCCGTTTGTTTTTTTAACACCCTCCGCACTTTCGGCTAATTTATTTTTTTCGGCATCAGTCAGTTCGATTTCGACTATTTTTTCAATTCCGTTTTTTCCAAGAACCACTGGTACTCCGATACATAGGTCATTTAACCCATATTCACCTTCAACTAGCGTAGAACAAGGAAAGATTTTTTTCTGATCACAAGCAATTGCTTGTACTAATCCTGAAACTGCCGCTCCAGGAGCATACCATGCAGAGGTACCTAATAAACCGGTAAGTGTAGCTCCACCTACTTTAGTATCTGCGGCTACTTTTTCCAAGCGATCCGTATCTATAAATTCTGATACCGGTACGCTATTTCTGGTTGCCAATCGGGTTAAAGGTACCATTCCCTTATCACTATGCCCTCCAATGACCATACCGTCCACGTCAGAAATAGGGGCTTCTAAGGCTTCGGCTAATCGATATTTGAAACGGGCACTATCCAGGGCGCCGCCCATCCCTATGATTTTATTCTTAGGTAAATCCGTAGTTTTATGAACCAGATAGGTCATTGTGTCCATTGGGTTACTTACTACGATAATAATGGCATCCGGCGAATGTTTAATCAGGTTTGAAGAAACATCTTTTACAATCCCGGCATTAATACCAATCAATTCTTCTCGGGTCATTCCCGGTTTCCTGGGAATACCTGATGTAATTACAGCAATATCGCTATTAGCAGTTTTTGAATAGTCACTAGTAGATCCGGTAATTTTAGTATCAAATCCGTTTAAGGAAGCGGTTTGCATTAAATCCATGGCTTTCCCTTCTGCATAGCCTTCTTTAATATCTAACAAAACAACTTCTGAAGCGAAATTTTTAATGGCAATATACTCGGCACAACTTGCCCCTACGGCTCCCGCACCTACTACTGTAACTTTCATATAAGAAAAATTTTATGATTTATGATTAGAATTGCGAAAATACGAATTATAGAAGGATCTAATTCCTTTATGCTTCTTAATTTACTTTAAATTTTAGCATAATGAACTATAAATATCTCTAAATAAAATCTTAAATTCGGAAACTATAACTTAAACATCAATTAATTATGAAACACCACTACGTATCAATTTTACTTTTTTTAAGCATCTCTTTATTTGCACAGCGCACCGCTACAAAAACACTAACATTTGATTCAAAAGTTCAGGATTTGATTATTGTTCCTTTCAACGGAATCGCTGCGATTTCGGATAATTCAAAGGTTCATGGTTACAACCCTGATACACAAGAGTTAGTTTGGTCTATAGATATCCCTAAATCAAATGGGGTTGCAATTGCATCAAAAGGTCTTGCAAATGCTTCTTCTCTACTATCTATAAACGGTGGCGACGGTAACGACTTTGTCGTCATCCCGGACACTCCGTTCTTACAGAAGTTTTTTGACAACCGATTGTATATCATTAATAGCTTTAATGGAGATATCTTATTTGCTCCAACAGAAGACAAAGAATCTTTCTTTCAGGCCGAATATTTATTTGATGAAGATGCTATGTTACTAAGAGGGCTTCAGGATAAATCATTAGTAATAGCTAAATACAGTTTAAAAGAAAAGAAATATTTGTGGAAAACTACTGTATCTGAAAAATTTGGGAACTTTTTTACAAAGTTATCATCTGCCATGGGTGAAGACCCAACTGCTGGAAAAGACGAAATGCAATACAGTGAAGACAAGGTTTTTATCCTGGCAAAATCAAAATTTTATGTATTAGATAAAAAAACAGGAACCTTATTGTGGAAAGTAGAAGATACTAAGAAGAATGTAGATAGTTTTTTTAATAGCCTGGATGGAGCTTATGTGTTGTTGACTGAGGTAGTCGGACTTTTAGGAACTAAAGAAATGCTTGATTTACGAGATGCCGCTACAGGAAACAAAATCTGGAAAGACCCGATCAAAACTAAATATCTGGTACTTTTTGAAGATTGGCAGGATAAAATGCTTCTTGCTCATTATCGTGGTTTTAATTTTTATGACTATAAAACGGGTGAAAAACTGTGGGAAAAAGATCCTAAGGGGAGTGGAATTAAATCGGTTATTCCTATTGATCAGGATTTTCTTTACGTATATGATGATGAAATGATGTTATTAGATAAAAATGGTCAGAAAAAGTGGAAGAAAGATATAAATATTAGCGATGATGAAGAAGATCCAATATTTTTCTTGGAGAAAACAGATAATGGTAAAATTCTTTATGTTACCGCTACTTATGCTAATCTGGTAGATTATACTACTGGTCAAAAAATATGGAAAAAAGATTTAAAGTTGAAAAATGATCGGCCTACCTTTGCTAAATACGATGAGAAAATAGGTGATTTTGTTATTTATAATGATGAAAAACTCTACCGTTTTAATAAAGCTACTACGGAACGTCCTGAGCCTTTTGCCAAGTTAAAACTGAAAAATGAAAAGTTAATTACCAGCATGGAATTATTCCCGAATAATGTATCTATTACCGGTCAAAGTGAAGTAGTAGTTGTAGCTAATAGTGGAAGCGTGGTTTTTCATAATAAATATGTTCAACCTGGAGAATTAGCTCGAAAATTTGGAAAAGTTGCACTACAGATAGGTAGTGTCGCTGCTGCGGTAGCTACTACCGAGGTAACAACTTCGGTTACCTACCGGGATGCAAACGGAAATACGATCACTCAAACTTCAGAACCACAAGCCTTATTTGGTAAACGGGCACAAGCTATTGGAGAGGCAGGCTACTTTGCCGGGGCTTTTTCACAACAATTTGTTCAGGATCGATTTAATGCTTTACAGGAAAATGAACGCGACGTCATCATTTTTGCAAAAGGAGATAATAAAGAAAGGCTTTTAATTAAAGTTAACAAAGAAAATGGAAAGGAAGAAGACAAAATTATTGTTGAAAACACAAAACCTGTATACGATTATGATGCTGTTTCAGGTGATCTTTACTATAGCAAGGGGAATGAAGTAATGATTTTTAAAAGTTTATAAATTATTACCTATCACCGCTATTAAAAGGTGCCTGCTTTCTTTAAGTATGCACCTTTTCTATTAGTATTAAAACCTATAACTACCTACCACCCCACTTTAAGGCCCAAAGTAATGGTACTGTAGTTTTGTAAGGTGTAATCTAAATGTGCAGTTGCAATTTTATAAGTATAGGTAGTCCCTAAGGTAGCTCTTAATCCGGATTCTTTATTTACCGCACTTACCGGATCACTAACCGTAGAGTTTTCAAAACCTAGCTCCGGAATTTCATAAACACCTAAGAGGTCCGTAGTTGTTCTACCGGCAAATAACCCAAAACCCCCGTAAAAATTAAGGGCTTTTCTTTTAGTCGATATAATTCCTGAAAAAAGCCATGACCCCCCGTTCATTTCAATGGATTGTTCCGTACCCTCCAGAGTTAGATCTTCATTTGTAAAATCATAAGTTGACCTAAAATTGGTATAACTAATCACAGCACCAATATCTACGGGAAATCGTCTCCAACTATAAATGGAATGCGTAAGTTGATTTTGAATCCCAAAGCCCAGTACCCGGAGTTTGGTTCGATCCGCTATCTTCATTTTAGGCATGTACCGCATTTTTAATTCAAAACCTTTAATTAATCCTATAGAACCCTGTATATAATTTACCATAAACCGGGAGACTTCGCTATTATCCGGTCCGGATGGTAAGGTAATATCGGTATCACCCCCGTTACTATTGGTAATATCAACCACGACTTCACCGGGATTTTGTCCCAGGATATTAGCTACGGATTGTACCGTACCTCCCGTCCTAAAGGCTAAATTAACGTAATCCAATTCATTTAGGTTGAATCTTGTTTTTTCTTCTCTTACAAAAGAAAGAGAAGTAACCAGACCTATATCAAAATCTAAGAATTCCTTGGTTTCTGCAGTGGTATACCAACCGTTGACCGTATTATTAATCAAACTTTCTGCCCCGGCATTAAAGTAATCTTCACTAAACCGAGTGGCGTCTGCTATTCCTAATCGTAAAGTACCGTCAATAGTAACCTGGGTGTATCCGGTTAAAATTCCGCTAAAGAATATAAAAAGCACAAATAACCAACGAAAAGATATGGGTAGGTTTACAGTTGTCATAGGTTTGATTTAGGCTTTTGCAATATAAAAAATATCCTTAGATAATAATCTGAATATTTTGCATAAAAAAACCGAACGCTACTTCATATAACGTTCGGTTTTTCTATTTATGATATGCAATTTTTATACGTCAATATTAGCATAAACCGCATTTTTCTCAATAAATTCTCTGCGCGGCGGAACCTCATCTCCCATTAACATGGAGAATATACGATCTGCCTCAGTAAGGTTGTCAATACTTACCTGCCTTAAGGTTCTAAATTCCGGATTCATAGTTGTATCCCATAATTGTTCTGCATTCATCTCACCTAAACCTTTATATCGCTGAATTTTAGAATTTTCACCATACTCCCTCATAATCTGATCTCGTTGGTTATCATTCCAGGCATATTGTTTTTTCGCCCCTTTTTTCACTAAATATAAGGGAGGTGCAGCGATATACACGTGTCCTGCTTCAATCAGTTCTTTCATATACCTAAAGAAGAAGGTTAAAATTAAGGTCGAAATATGGCTACCATCTACATCCGCATCACACATAATTACAATTTTATGGTAGCGCAATTTAGAAAGATTCAAAGCTTTACTATCCTCTTCGGTGCCAATGGTAACTCCCAGTGCAGTAAAGATGTTTTTTATTTCTTCGTTTTCAAAAACCTTATGTTGCATTGCTTTCTCTACGTTTAAGATTTTACCTCTTAAAGGTAGTATGGCCTGAAACATCCGGTCTCGTCCCTGCTTTGCCGTTCCTCCTGCCGAGTCTCCCTCAACCAGGAATACTTCGCACAAAGCCGGATCCTGCTCTGAGCAATCTGATAATTTACCAGGTAAGCCACCAATACTCATCACAGTTTTACGTTGTACCATTTCACGGGCTTTTTTAGCCGCATGCCTGGCCTGTGCAGCAAGGATTACCTTTTGTACGATCGTTTTAGCATCCGTAGGATTTTCTTCCAGGTAATTTTCCAGCATTTCTGAAACCGCCTGAGATACCGCTGAAGTAACTTCACGGTTTCCTAATTTGGTTTTTGTCTGTCCTTCGAATTGAGGTTCTGCTACTTTTACAGAAATAATAGCAGTTAATCCTTCCCGGAAATCATCTCCCGCTATTTCAAACTTTAATTTATCCAGCATTCCAGAAGCATCGGCGTACTTCTTTAGGGTATTAGTTAGCCCTCTTCTAAACCCGGATAAATGGGTACCTCCTTCATGCGTATTTATATTATTTACATAAGAATGCAGGTTTTCAGCATACGAATCATTGTAAATCATAGCTACTTCTACGGGAATATCATTTTTCTCTCCTTCCATGGCAATCACATGACTGATAATTGGAGTACGACTTCCGTCCAGAAATTTTACAAATTCCTTAAGCCCTTCTTCAGAATGAAAAGTTTCCGTAGGAATATTTCCTTCTTCGTCCGTAGTTCTTTTATCAGTTAAGGTGATGGTAATTCCTTTATTTAGAAATGACAGTTCCCGAAGACGGCTTGCCAGCGTATCATAATTATATTCAGTAGTCTGTTTAAATATACTGGCATCCGGTTTAAAGGTCACAATTGTACCTCTAAAATCTGTTTCTCCTGCTAACCTTACCGGATAGGTGGATTTTCCACGTTCATATTCTTGTTCCCATATTTTACCATCTCTATGTACTACAGCATGCAAATGGTCGGATAAGGCATTTACACAAGATACCCCTACCCCGTGCAATCCTCCGGATACTTTATAAGAATCTTTATCAAACTTACCTCCTGCACCAATCTTTGTCATTACTACCTCCAGGGCAGAAATACCTTCTTTTTTATGTATTTCTACCGGTATACCCCGGCCGTTATCCCGGGTGGTGATGGAGTTATCTTCATTTATAGTAACATCTATACGATCACAATGACCTGCCAGTGCTTCATCAATTGAATTATCTACCACTTCATATACCAGGTGATGTAATCCTCTCACTCCTACATCCCCAATGTACATTGAAGGACGCATTCGTACGTGTTCCATCCCCTCCAGGGCCTGTATACTATCGGCAGAATATTTATTTTGATTCTCGCTCATATATGTTGATCTAGGTTAAAATTTAATACGTTTTAACAAAGATAACTATATAAAATTCCTTAAGAAAGTTTTAAAACAAATGATTTAAAGAGTTATCAACATAATATTAAGAAAACACCGGACTTTATAAAAAAACGCTTAAAATGCATAAAAACCTGCTTAAAATTAATTTTGTACATATTTTAGTTTTTTAACCTTCATATTGAGAATAATATAATTCTATTTTTAAATCAGGTTTGTACAGATGCTAGATTACTGTTCACACTTACTACATTATAAGCACCGGATCCTTATGCAAATTTAATTATATATCTGATATTTAGTTATTTACATTTTTTAGCTTTTATATTATAGCACAATATCACCTTAAGTATCCTGTTATCTTTACATAATTACTCAACAAATTAATTTTACGTAACTAACATACATATTTATGAACACAACACAATTATTAAGGTACGCAAGGTTATCTACTCTAAGTCTAGGTTTATTAGTGGCTTCCTGTACGCAAAATGCTAATGATGAAATTGAAGAAACCGAAGTAAACATAATTACAGAAGGACCTATTGTCAAAAGATATTTTGGCGAAGAACTACTGGAAGGTGTGGATCTGGGTGATGGTACGTATAAAATTTACGGTGATGTCATTGTAGATGAGAATCAGTTTACGGAAAACGCCATAAAATCCAGAGTTGATTTAGAACCGGATGCTCAGGTTGAGAACAAACTTGCATTATTAGGAGGTGTAAGAAAATGGACTAACAACACGATGGTATACCGTTTAGAAAATTTAAATTCTTTTGTAAGAGATGAGCTTTTTAAATCTATGAAGGTTTGGGAAGATAATACGAATATCCGCTTTAAAGAATATACCGGTAGTGAAGCTAACTACGTTACCATTCGTTCTAATGGTGATAATTGTAATTGTGGTTCTGCCAACTTAGGGATGAATGGTTCTCGTGGAGTTATGAACTTAGGTACACGAACTTCTGCGGTAGTTATTATTCATGAAATTGGTCATAATTTAGGTTATATCCATGAACAAACCAGGTCTGACCGTGATCAGCACGTAAAAATCCTTTTTGAAAATATTCAGAATGGTGCGGAAAGCCAATTTAGAAAAAATACAAATTCTGATAACCTAGGTGAATTTGATATTCTATCCACTATGATGTACGGTAATTTTACCTTTAGTAAAAACGGAAAACCTACTATTACCAGACTGGACGGAAGTTCTTATCCTAGAAGACAGGCAAAGCTTTCTGCAGGAGACATTGCCAATACGAATCAGGCTTATCCTGGCTCAACCGTAGATCCGGATCCGGATAAAGATATTTGTGCAGGTATTGCAGAATGGGTACGAGGCAGAAGATATCAGGTAGGAGATAAAGTTACCTACAGAGGGTTTTTATTTGAAAGGGATTTTAGTCAATGGAATCGTTTAGGACAATGTGGAGTTGTAGAAGAAATCCAGGATCCTTGTGAAGGTGTGGATGCATTTAATAGCAATAGAACCTATAACCCCGGAGACCAGGTTACTTACAGAGGTTTTATTTACATAAAATTAAACAGAGGTTGGAGACAAGAAGGTCAATGTTTATAACATAGCGGGTACTCCAATACTATTATAAATACCATACCCCATGATAAGTCCGGAACCGTAAATTTTTATGGTTCCGGATTTTTTTATGGCTTTTATACATTCTAGAAATAACGAGCGTAAAAATTAGTATCTTCTTAAAAAA from Aquimarina sp. ERC-38 includes these protein-coding regions:
- the mdh gene encoding malate dehydrogenase, producing the protein MKVTVVGAGAVGASCAEYIAIKNFASEVVLLDIKEGYAEGKAMDLMQTASLNGFDTKITGSTSDYSKTANSDIAVITSGIPRKPGMTREELIGINAGIVKDVSSNLIKHSPDAIIIVVSNPMDTMTYLVHKTTDLPKNKIIGMGGALDSARFKYRLAEALEAPISDVDGMVIGGHSDKGMVPLTRLATRNSVPVSEFIDTDRLEKVAADTKVGGATLTGLLGTSAWYAPGAAVSGLVQAIACDQKKIFPCSTLVEGEYGLNDLCIGVPVVLGKNGIEKIVEIELTDAEKNKLAESAEGVKKTNGLLEL
- a CDS encoding PQQ-binding-like beta-propeller repeat protein codes for the protein MKHHYVSILLFLSISLFAQRTATKTLTFDSKVQDLIIVPFNGIAAISDNSKVHGYNPDTQELVWSIDIPKSNGVAIASKGLANASSLLSINGGDGNDFVVIPDTPFLQKFFDNRLYIINSFNGDILFAPTEDKESFFQAEYLFDEDAMLLRGLQDKSLVIAKYSLKEKKYLWKTTVSEKFGNFFTKLSSAMGEDPTAGKDEMQYSEDKVFILAKSKFYVLDKKTGTLLWKVEDTKKNVDSFFNSLDGAYVLLTEVVGLLGTKEMLDLRDAATGNKIWKDPIKTKYLVLFEDWQDKMLLAHYRGFNFYDYKTGEKLWEKDPKGSGIKSVIPIDQDFLYVYDDEMMLLDKNGQKKWKKDINISDDEEDPIFFLEKTDNGKILYVTATYANLVDYTTGQKIWKKDLKLKNDRPTFAKYDEKIGDFVIYNDEKLYRFNKATTERPEPFAKLKLKNEKLITSMELFPNNVSITGQSEVVVVANSGSVVFHNKYVQPGELARKFGKVALQIGSVAAAVATTEVTTSVTYRDANGNTITQTSEPQALFGKRAQAIGEAGYFAGAFSQQFVQDRFNALQENERDVIIFAKGDNKERLLIKVNKENGKEEDKIIVENTKPVYDYDAVSGDLYYSKGNEVMIFKSL
- a CDS encoding DUF6588 family protein; protein product: MTTVNLPISFRWLFVLFIFFSGILTGYTQVTIDGTLRLGIADATRFSEDYFNAGAESLINNTVNGWYTTAETKEFLDFDIGLVTSLSFVREEKTRFNLNELDYVNLAFRTGGTVQSVANILGQNPGEVVVDITNSNGGDTDITLPSGPDNSEVSRFMVNYIQGSIGLIKGFELKMRYMPKMKIADRTKLRVLGFGIQNQLTHSIYSWRRFPVDIGAVISYTNFRSTYDFTNEDLTLEGTEQSIEMNGGSWLFSGIISTKRKALNFYGGFGLFAGRTTTDLLGVYEIPELGFENSTVSDPVSAVNKESGLRATLGTTYTYKIATAHLDYTLQNYSTITLGLKVGW
- the gyrB gene encoding DNA topoisomerase (ATP-hydrolyzing) subunit B, giving the protein MSENQNKYSADSIQALEGMEHVRMRPSMYIGDVGVRGLHHLVYEVVDNSIDEALAGHCDRIDVTINEDNSITTRDNGRGIPVEIHKKEGISALEVVMTKIGAGGKFDKDSYKVSGGLHGVGVSCVNALSDHLHAVVHRDGKIWEQEYERGKSTYPVRLAGETDFRGTIVTFKPDASIFKQTTEYNYDTLASRLRELSFLNKGITITLTDKRTTDEEGNIPTETFHSEEGLKEFVKFLDGSRTPIISHVIAMEGEKNDIPVEVAMIYNDSYAENLHSYVNNINTHEGGTHLSGFRRGLTNTLKKYADASGMLDKLKFEIAGDDFREGLTAIISVKVAEPQFEGQTKTKLGNREVTSAVSQAVSEMLENYLEENPTDAKTIVQKVILAAQARHAAKKAREMVQRKTVMSIGGLPGKLSDCSEQDPALCEVFLVEGDSAGGTAKQGRDRMFQAILPLRGKILNVEKAMQHKVFENEEIKNIFTALGVTIGTEEDSKALNLSKLRYHKIVIMCDADVDGSHISTLILTFFFRYMKELIEAGHVYIAAPPLYLVKKGAKKQYAWNDNQRDQIMREYGENSKIQRYKGLGEMNAEQLWDTTMNPEFRTLRQVSIDNLTEADRIFSMLMGDEVPPRREFIEKNAVYANIDV
- a CDS encoding M12 family metallopeptidase codes for the protein MNTTQLLRYARLSTLSLGLLVASCTQNANDEIEETEVNIITEGPIVKRYFGEELLEGVDLGDGTYKIYGDVIVDENQFTENAIKSRVDLEPDAQVENKLALLGGVRKWTNNTMVYRLENLNSFVRDELFKSMKVWEDNTNIRFKEYTGSEANYVTIRSNGDNCNCGSANLGMNGSRGVMNLGTRTSAVVIIHEIGHNLGYIHEQTRSDRDQHVKILFENIQNGAESQFRKNTNSDNLGEFDILSTMMYGNFTFSKNGKPTITRLDGSSYPRRQAKLSAGDIANTNQAYPGSTVDPDPDKDICAGIAEWVRGRRYQVGDKVTYRGFLFERDFSQWNRLGQCGVVEEIQDPCEGVDAFNSNRTYNPGDQVTYRGFIYIKLNRGWRQEGQCL